One region of Myxocyprinus asiaticus isolate MX2 ecotype Aquarium Trade chromosome 38, UBuf_Myxa_2, whole genome shotgun sequence genomic DNA includes:
- the LOC127428637 gene encoding 1-acyl-sn-glycerol-3-phosphate acyltransferase alpha-like yields the protein MDAMWILPLLLVLPVLLWTSSTFVFYFKKCFYVAYMMLLAVIAIPICILKSGGRDIENMRVIRFMVRHVKYFLGLRYEVSGWQHLQTDGPYVIISNHQSSLDVLGVMEVLPDRCTMIAKKELIWAGTVGMICWLGGIVFINRKKTSDAKNVMSDAAKTMLTDQIRLWVFPEGTRNQKDNLLPFKKGAFHLAVQAQVPIIPIVFSSYSNFYLRKEKEFKSGKITLKILPKIETKGLTADDVTSLSDQSHAIMRSAFQEISGQAPQSNGPSSH from the exons ATGGATGCCATGTGGATACTGCCTCTGCTGTTGGTTCTCCCGGTTCTACTCTGGACCAGTAGCACGTTCGTTTTCTATTTCAAGAAGTGCTTCTATGTGGCGTATATGATGCTGCTGGCCGTTATCGCCATACCGATTTGCATTCTGAAAAGCGGTGGCAGGGACATTGAGAATATGAG AGTCATCCGCTTCATGGTGCGTCATGTGAAGTACTTCCTGGGTTTGCGCTATGAAGTTAGCGGTTGGCAACATCTACAGACAGACGGACCGTATGTCATCATCTCCAACCACCAATCATCACTCGACGTGTTAG GCGTAATGGAGGTTCTGCCAGACCGCTGTACGATGATCGCCAAGAAGGAGCTGATCTGGGCAGGAACGGTTGGCATGATCTGTTGGCTGGGAGGAATCGTATTTATCAACCGCAAAAAGACCAGCGATGCCAAAAATGTCATGAGTGACGCTGCGAAAACCATGCTGACTGACCAG ATCCGCTTGTGGGTGTTTCCAGAAGGCACACGAAATCAGAAAGACAACCTTTTGCCCTTTAAAAAGGGAGCGTTTCATCTGGCTGTACAAGCACAG gtTCCTATCATACCCATTGTGTTCTCCTCCTACAGTAACTTCTACTTACGAAAAGAGAAAGAGTTCAAATCAG GAAAAATCACTCTTAAAATCCTTCCAAAGATTGAGACAAAGGGATTGACAGCAGATGATGTAACATCACTCTCCGACCAATCACACGCCATCATGCGTTCCGCCTTCCAGGAGATATCTGGCCAAGCCCCCCAGAGTAACGGGCCGTCCAGTCACTGA